The uncultured Treponema sp. genomic interval ATTGAGCCAAGATTGACCTGAGCCTTTGAAAGATAGGTTTTATCGTAGGCGTGAATCATCGGCTTTTATCTCCTCGTCAAGAATCTGGACAATATACAAATCACCGCGCTGTCTTTTATTCCGCTCAACATCAAAATATTCACGTCGCATGCTTGTATCCCTCAATTCTTTTTTTGAAAACCATTCTGAATAATCGGCAGTTTCAGCTCCAATAAATCTTATTGCGTCAAAGGCTTTTTTGCTTTTCAGGACAACTTGAATACCTAGCTTTCCAAGTTTCATGGCGTTTCCAAGCTGGCGGACTGAGATTGTTCCGTTTATAAAATCCTCGGCAAATGAAAAATAGCTGTCATCTGCCCTATAGCCAGTAACAATATCGTAATCCTTGTAAGGAACAGAAAAATTTTTCAGAAGATAATTTTTTGCCTCTTCGGCAAGCGCCGAGCCAATGTCAAAAATTCTGTTTTCAAGAAGAATTGCAAGCCAATGAAGAATTGTGTATTTTTCAGAATTCAAGTCCAAGACAGTCAATCCGCCGGGTTCAAGCTCATAAATATTTGCATATCCGTTTAAATTTTTTGAAAC includes:
- a CDS encoding DUF3990 domain-containing protein; amino-acid sequence: MKKKIYHGSNKIIEKPIFGFEKAINDYGLGFYCAEELDMAKEWGVSKNLNGYANIYELEPGGLTVLDLNSEKYTILHWLAILLENRIFDIGSALAEEAKNYLLKNFSVPYKDYDIVTGYRADDSYFSFAEDFINGTISVRQLGNAMKLGKLGIQVVLKSKKAFDAIRFIGAETADYSEWFSKKELRDTSMRREYFDVERNKRQRGDLYIVQILDEEIKADDSRLR